A genomic segment from Malus domestica chromosome 05, GDT2T_hap1 encodes:
- the LOC103435890 gene encoding peptidyl-prolyl cis-trans isomerase FKBP15-2, with amino-acid sequence MRAVAILFFFLFLSSSVFGDKEVKELQIGVKYKPETCEFKARKGDTVRVHYRGKLTDGTVFDSSFERGDPISFELGTGQVIKGWDQGLLGTCVGEKRKLKIPAKLGYGEQGSPPTIPGGATLIFETELVEILGKNSKAEDEEL; translated from the exons ATGAGGGCCGTCGccatcctcttcttcttccttttcctttccaGCTCCG TTTTTGGGGACAAGGAGGTCAAAGAGTTGCAGATTGGCGTCAAG TATAAGCCGGAAACTTGTGAATTTAAGGCTCGTAAAGGTGATACAGTCAGGGTACACTATCGG GGTAAACTCACTGACGGAACTGTATTTGATTCTAGTTTTGAAAGAGGCGATCCAATCTCTTTTGAGCTTGGGACTGGTCAAGTTATAAAAG GATGGGACCAAGGATTGTTGGGAACCTGCGTAGGTGAGAAGCGTAAGTTGAAGATACCTGCAAAACTAGGTTATGGGGAGCAAGGTTCTCCACCAACCATCCCAG GTGGTGCAACACTGATATTCGAGACCGAGCTGGTGGAAATTCTgggaaaaaattcaaaagctgaaGATGAAGAGCTGTAG
- the LOC103435889 gene encoding peptidyl-prolyl cis-trans isomerase FKBP62 translates to MDEDFDMPGAEEMNEDFDLPDEGPVLKVGEEKEIGHQGLKKKLLKEGEGWDTPNNGDEVEVHYTGTLLDGTQFDSSRDGGTPFKFTLGQGQVIKGWDEGIRTMKKGENALFTIPPALAYGESGSPPTIPPSATLQFDVELLSWTSVNDISKDGGVIKKILKEGEKWENPKDLDEVIVNFEAQLEDKTLVAKSQDVEFTIKDGYFCPAISKAVKTMKKGEKVLLTVKPQYGFGDKGKPASGSEGAVPPNTTLHITLELVSWRTVSEVTDDKKVIKKILKEGEGYERPNEGAVVKLKLIGKLQDGKEFLKKGHAEGEDLFEFKTDEEQVIDGLDRAVLTMKKGEVALLTIAPEYAFGSSESQQELAVVPPNSTVNYEVELASFEKDKESWDMNTEEKIEAAGKKKEEGNALFKAGKYARASKRYEKAVKYIDYDSSFSEEAKKQAKALKVACNLNDAACKLKLKDYKQAEKLCSKVLELEGRNVKALYRRAQAYIQLADLDLAELDIKKALEIDPNNRDVKLEHKTLKEKMKEYNKKEAKFYGNMFAKLTKSDSPDNNKATDKDAEPMSVDSKA, encoded by the exons ATGGACGAGGACTTCGATATGCCGGGGGCGGAGGAGATGAACGAGGACTTCGATCTCCCCGATGAGGGGCCGGTGCTGAAGGTCGGCGAGGAGAAGGAGATCGGCCACCAGggcttgaagaagaagctcctcaaGGAAGGTGAAGGCTGGGACACCCCCAATAATGGCGACGAAGTTGAAG TTCATTATACTGGGACATTGCTGGACGGGACTCAGTTCGATTCGAGCCGCGACGGGGGGACTCCGTTCAAGTTCACTCTTGGACAAG GGCAAGTGATTAAAGGATGGGATGAAGGTATTAGAACAATGAAGAAAGGTGAGAATGCCCTTTTCACCATTCCTCCTGCGTTGGCTTATGGTGAGTCTGGATCGCCACCAACTATCCCTCCCAGTGCCACATTGCAATTCGACGTTGAATTGCTATCGTGGACCAGTGTCAATGACATATCCAAGGATGGTGGTGTAATCAAGAAGATCTTGAAAGAGGGAGAAAAATGGGAGAACCCAAAAGACCTCGACGAAGTTATAG TTAATTTTGAGGCGCAGCTTGAAGATAAAACACTTGTTGCAAAATCTCAAGATGTGGAATTCACTATCAAAGATG GTTACTTCTGTCCTGCAATTTCAAAGGCTGTTAAAACAATGAAGAAGGGGGAGAAGGTATTGTTAACGGTTAAACCACAAT ATGGATTTGGGGATAAAGGCAAACCTGCATCTGGTTCCGAGGGTGCAGTTCCTCCAAATACAACTCTGCATATCACTTTAGAGTTGGTATCATGGAGAACTGTATCTGAAGTGACAGATGACAAGAAGGTTATTAAGAAGATCCTGAAAGAAGGGGAGGGATATGAGCGTCCAAATGAAGGGGCTGTTGTTAAAT TGAAATTGATTGGGAAGCTGCAAGATGGGAAGGAATTTTTGAAGAAAGGTCATGCCGAAGGAGAAGACCTGTTCGAGTTTAAAACAGATGAAG AGCAAGTGATTGACGGGCTTGATAGAGCTGTATTGACAATGAAGAAGGGTGAGGTAGCACTCCTGACTATTGCACCAGAGTATGCATTTGGCTCTTCGGAGTCCCAGCAGGAGTTGGCTGTGGTACCTCCTAACTCAACTGTCAACTATGAGGTTGAGCTTGCATCTTTTGAGAAG GATAAGGAATCGTGGGACATGAATACTGAGGAAAAAATTGAAGCTGCTGgtaagaagaaggaagaagggaatGCTTTGTTTAAGGCGGGTAAATATGCAAGAGCTTCCAAGAGATATGAGAAG GCTGTGAAGTACATCGACTATGACTCTAGCTTCAGTGAAGAAGCGAAAAAACAAGCCAAGGCGTTGAAGGTTGCCTGCAATCTTAACGATGCAGCTTGCAAGCTGAAGCTGAAAGATTATAAACAGGCTGAAAAATTGTGTTCCAAG GTGTTGGAACTCGAGGGCAGAAATGTGAAGGCTCTGTACAGAAGGGCTCAGGCATATATTCAGCTGGCAGATTTGGATTTAGCTGAGCTTGACATCAAGAAAGCTCTTGAAATAGACCCTAACAACAG GGATGTGAAGCTGGAGCACAAGACACTGAAGGAGAAGATGAAAGAATACAATAAAAAGGAGGCCAAGTTCTATGGCAACATGTTTGCCAAATTGACCAAGTCGGACTCTCCCGATAACAAT AAAGCAACGGATAAAGACGCGGAACCCATGAGCGTAGACAGCAAGGCATAG